TCATGTCAAGGTGGAAGATTGACTGAaacacacagtgctgctgcccagcaggatGCAGGGCTGTCAGGCAGCACAGCTGACAGAATTCTTCAGGAATGGTGGCTTTTTAGGTTGTTTCTTGCTGGTGTCACTCAAAGGGTAGAACTGAGGCTGCCTGGACACTTTACCAGAGCACTGCCAGAAAGGTGCAACTTTAACATTGCCCCTTGAACTGCTTGgctgaggagaaaagaggagctggaggaagaggcAAAAGCCCTTGGGAAGGAGAGCCCACACTCCCCCCTGTCCCTCCACTGCTGCACTGGTCCCAGTGATTCATGAAACCTGGAGGGAGAGCTCTGCCACCATCTGCTGGTCCCAGAGTGACACCatgagcagctggggctgcacctCTCAGCTTCTGCAATTCCTTTGCTTCCTCACCCCAAAGCTCCCACTCTCAGCCTGCCCCAGGTCCCAGCAGTACCATTACCCAGGTCAGGGCTCCCCAAAcctgctcctgggctgcacGTGCTGAAGGAGATGCTGCTCAGTGGGAGCTGCAGTGGCAGAAGCCCTCAGGGATTATCACCACACTGGCTGTGACACCAGGCTCCAGTTCCTGGTCATATTGGGATCTGCCACTGTGGGTGGGGGATTCTTAAGCccacagggctgcaggaggcactgggagcagaTGAAGCCTCCCCCTGGGGAGGGCATGGCACATCAGATGCATTGtgcactgctgcctgccctgggcagtGCAGAGGCACCGTGTGAATGAGCACCCTGTCCAGCAAAGCAGGAGTGGGGCAAAGCAAGAGCAAGAAAGAGCTGACCCCTGGGCAGCTGTCCCTTGGGCAGGATCCTCAGGCACAGTAGAAATCAGGACAGAACACCTGACCTGAAGTGCCCACGggcctggggagcagagctcctCTCCACCCTGCAAAGCACTGAGGCACTGGGTGTGGGGTGCTCACCCAGAGCTCTGTACAAGCCCCTGCCCACGGGCTTGACCCCAGGGGAACACCCAGACCAGCACAGCCCTAGGAGGTTGCAGCTGGGACAAACAAGGGGCAGTGTCccctgagcaggcagagcaagggggtccctgctccctgcagcaggaattgcagaggagctggggctggcacACAGGACACTTGAGCAGTTGTGTCCATGCAGttccctcctcagcccctgACACGTCAGTAAACGCACCCGAAGGAGAACAGGGCTGGGGCAGGTCAGCTCTTGGGGCAGCAGAGCGAGGTGGGAGGGCTGGGGCATCACCTCCTCACACCAGGTAAGGAGTgtccagcactgccaccccagcagccaccccccCATCCGCGTGCTCGATGGCCTTGGTCCGCAGGAGGTGGCCGGCAGTGGTGTTCATCACCATCTCCTTGCCCtgtctgcaaagaaaaaggcaactgagagcctgcagagcacaaAACTCAAGGCATTTCACCCAAGAGAATGGGATTCACATGTCCTGTCCCAGCACGGGGCAGGTGACCAGCACAAAAAGCCCTTGGGCTAACACAGGGATCTCTGCTAACACCAGAGCTGTGCCTGTAGGTGCCCATTCTGGTCTGACTGCTGCACACAGGCAGTGGCAGGTGCTGAAGGCTGCCAGATTACACTTCTTTCTAAAACTCCATGAGAATGACTTGAATTTATAAGCTATGGAAAGATTTCTGTGGGTCTTCgagggttttaaaaaaaagcagcagctctttagGGTTGAAAATGAATGCATTAAACCTTCAGATATTAACCAAGATCACCAGGGCATCAGAAAAAAACGTGGCTGCATCCAGAACTCAAGAAGTGCTGCTGGAAATCAGGGATGAGACACACCAGACCAGTTCCATGTGGCTGTTAAACCAGtagctgccagcaccagctctggGGTTTTCCAGAGCATTTGGCAGCAGgtacagagcagcagcagctcagcacctgaACACACCACTGAGGGAGCTGCTGACAGGGGCAGAAGACTGATCCCTGTATCCTCACCTCCCCAGAGCCACCTGTCCTGCTCAGACAGCACAGAGGGGAGAACACTCCCAACCCAAGTGCTGGCTGGAGCAGGTAAACACCCTGTAACACAAGCATGTTTCTTACCTGACATAGACACCAAAAATCCCCAGCTCAGAGATGCACTCAGACACTTGCAGGGGACTGTGAGCCCTCAGCAGGTAATTCTTTGTTGGTTGTGGTTTGATCTTATCCATCAGGATGTAGGAGGTTCTCGCGGGGCTGTCTCTGATCTTCTCCAGAACCTGTCTGAGCTCCTCACCATAGAGGTTGTTGCCTGACAACAGAACCAGCATAGCAAGCACTTCCCCAGCTATGCAGCTCCAACACTCAGCCCTTGCaccccagctctggggcagcACTACCTGACTGCCATGAACATTCCCCCATGGCTACAAGTAGCTACAAGCCACTCTGTGGCCACCTTTAACCCCTCAGTGAAGGACCAGGAGGCATCAGGGAGCTACTGCCTCTCCTGGATACAGCACAAACACAATGAAACCCCCCAGGGACCCAAACCCAGCTCCTACCTCCACCTTCTCGTTGTGGCTTCAGCACAAACCGGTCAGGGTCAGCAATAGCTTTAGCAGCTATCTTGTCACCCTCTTCACCCTGGCAGGAAAGGATGGAACAGCAAAGCAtcaaggaggagcagggggtcCTTGATAAACCCATCAGATCAACAGAGTTGCTCAGGGGCCACAACAAAGCCCTCTCATCTTCATAACCAAAAGAGAAGCATCATGCAGGCCAACCACACGTCTGCACCTTGGTGTCTGCTCCAGCCCCACTCCCACTCACCATGTCCAGGGAATAGAGTCCAGCAAATGTTGCTCTTATTCGAGTGACAGCCTCAGTGCAGCCAGGCAGCAATCTCTCCAGCATCCCTGGCcggctcagctcctgctggacCTTCTTGGTGCCTGCCAGCTGGGTAGCAATGTCAGGGCACTTCACTGCCCTCGATCGCTCCAGCAACAACCGTGCCTCCCAGTTCTGAGACAGAAAGAGAGCAATCATCcctttagcaaaaaaaaataccccaaatgTTTTTGCTGCTCAGTTAGGGATGTATGATTTGTCTCCTCCCAGGAGTTATGCAAACATGGATTCCCACCACCTCTGGAAACAGAACAGCCTGGTTAGTCCACTGCCTTTGCCTGAACTCCCCATCCACAGCTTATCCAGTGCTGCCACCTCCAGACAACAGCAAGAGCTGCTCTGTATTATTACTACTTGCAGCCTTAGAGGACAGGGTATGATTTGTAGATCAAGCCTAAACCCTTTAAGCAGGACCCAATACTTGTTAACCTGTTCCATATAGAAGGAATTCAGTACTGCAGTGAGAGGACACCACGGGAGTGGTTACTGGAGAAGAAAACCCTGCACTTTTCCTATTGTGTGAgtgccagggacacctctgtgCACTGCAGAGTCACCCACTTGTTGTGTCACAGCTTCCCAACACTGTCACCCAAGCCCGTTCAGGACTGAACATGCCCAGGAGAGCACAGAACGTTTCAAATTCCCTGGGCAAGGCCACAAGGCATcttctgggagcagaggggtgaGCACTGACCTGCTGGTTGTAGTTGTTTGGCACGTAGCCCTCTCTGTAGTACACCACTGCAACCTCCTGgccatccctgcagcagaaaTCAGAATCATTGACAGAACCAGCCAGACCCAGCCTGCCCCTGCCCgaaccccccagcacccagggggcTGCAACAGGGCCAGGCAGGTAACACCTGACAGCATCTGCCCCTCCTTGgcctcctgggctgctctgctccacacTGACTCTGCCAGGGAAAGCTGAGGACTGTGAgccctggctcctctccaccAAGCCCCAGCTGCTTGCCCTGTCCTGAGGACATAGGGAGCTGACACCTGGCCTCTGCCCTGCCTTAACCAAAGTCTCAATAATTCAGGGACTCAGCCCAGCAGGGAGGTAAGAACCCGATTTTTCAATAGTTTTTGCCACCAGAAACCAGGCCTGTGGGATTCCTGAAGCTGGGAAGAAACAGGATCCTTCTCAAGTGGCAATACAAGGCAGGATATCACCTCAACAACCTGCCCAGGCACCAAACAGGGCAGggctgtcagcagcagcacccacccgAGCTCCAGCCACACAAACTGCATGGTCAGGGAAAGCAGCATAGAAAAGAAGCACTGGCAGCCAGGCAGTGTGGCTGTAAAGTCATTCATCAGGAAGATGAAGATGCTCTGGAGGAAGTACAGGGGATGCACTTTCCCCTTAACTGTCTGGCAGTGACAAATGTAGTCATTAATTACACAAAGCAGAGACACCAAAGGTCAAGCCATGGAAAAATCAGCctaactacagaaaaaaacattggcATGAAACAGTGTCTTCCTTCAGCCTTGTACAGCTGCCAAGCACATTACCCTGGAAATGGGACAAATGTCACATTTGGGACTAGCTGCCTGCACTTGGAATCTGCAGCCCTCATGTCCTGGCCTCCCCAAGGAGCAGACAAGATGCTCACAAGCAGCAAAACCCACAGGGACATGTAACacttcctcctccagcaccagtaacccagcccagctcccactgGCAGAGCATCACATGAAGAGTGAACAGGAAATGTCTTTGTGGGAGCCTCTGAAACAGCCAGGACTTGGCACAGCAGATGCACGTGGAGGAAGTAAAGATCCCACAGAGGCCTGAAGGAGAGCAATGATGTTTCCAGCTGTAAGGGACTGCTGTGTGCATGCAAAAACCTCACAactgtgaaaacaaaagctcaggggaagcagcagcagcagccgggAGCATGGATGAGGATTGGTTTCTCAGGAAGTCACGGTGTAGACTCCAAACATACCACCAGCTTTGGTTGAAAACTCCCCTGAACAGCCCCGTGTGCCCAACACACGGGCAGGAACGCGCACCTTGGCTCATACTCACATATACAGCCTCTTGGCATCATCCAGGGAGCCCTTTTCAAACACATCTCTGAACCGCTTCCTGATGACCCGAATATTCCTGGGAAGAGAAGAGTGGGAGAGTCAGCAAGCTGGGCAGTTACTTGAGCTAGAAATCCCAGGTGGGATCAGTAGCTCCAGCAAGAAGGGTCCACAAGCTTCTTCACAAACAACCTCAGGCTTTGTACTATGAAGCCAGAGCAAGCCTACAGGTCAAAACAgtcccttttttaaaaacttgtccTGTGTTTCCACCTAAACACTGTAAGCAGTGCCTAAACACCCTGGATTTCTCCATACTCACTTCTCACCTCCTAAAGTCTTTCTAATAGAAGCCagtattctggttttgttgtccCTACACAACAGATTCCCCTCTCTGATGGCTTCAAAGCCAAGAAGCTGCAgacagaggagcagctctctgcaTGTTTTGCCTCCTTCATGCCCTTCAGTCTTCCCTCCACACAGTGGCACTGTGGACTTGGTCACCTGGAGACACCAGACCCTGCATCCAATCTCAAGACAGAGAGCAAGGAGGACCTTCATAAACCTCACTCTGCTCCTTGCTGTCTCATCTGGCCCACAGCAAAGCCACCACTGGTACAGTAGTGAGGGCTACACAGGCACAAAATCATCAAGGGATCAGCCTCAGAGAGCAGAGGTTTTGAAGGTTGTGCTGTATTCCCATCAGAGGGCTGGTGAGAAGCTTTGGGAGGTTGCTGAGAAGAGGAATGTGGGTGCTAGGCAGGAGGCCACTGAAGCATCACCAAAGAGAGCTGTCTAACAGACCACAGAGACAATTCCAGCAAAAAGGCTGTCCTGCTACATACCAAGACCTGTCCTCTCACAGTCCCAGAAATTAcaaattgttttgattttgtcCTGGAGCAGGTGACAACGTAAAACACAAACAGATTCTGCACACCTCCatctttccctgccctgctcctaTGCTCCCACAGCCACAGTGTGCCTGCTGGAGAGCCTGGAGATGTCCCACGAGCTGCCTTGAGGGAAACACCATGATCTGGCAGCAGTGTGCTCTGTTTCCATTTTCCAAAACTGTgccatctccttcctctcccacccCAGAAGAACTCAACCTTTACCTGTTCCAAAGCTCATTTTCTACACATCGCTGATCAAAAATGTTCCTCTGGACTTCCTCCACCAGAAACATCACCACAGCACTGGAAGAGATACCAAGGACACCATTAGACCCAAGAGCACACCCCAGGCACCCATCATCACCAGCTTTTGATCTCTGTGATTCAGCCTCCCTGCACTGCTCCTGCTTGTTTTCTCCAGTGCTTCTGAGGGTCAGATACAACCCTGAATAATTCCCAAACCAGCGTGGGGCATAAGCatgagggaagaaggaaaaacaagctCAGTGCAGGGCTGTTAAaccccacagctcctccagggtTCTGCACCTCTCTGCCTTTGTGACTCAGCAGCCTTGTGTGCCAAGAGAACCACACTGCTCCTCCCAGGGTGCCACAGGATTTTTGGGTGCAGCTTACCTAGCAAACAGGTATCTTTCAGAATGCACAgtttcaaaaccaaacccatgCACGCCCAGGGGGGCACAAGacaccccagcacctcctctctCCATACCTTTGAGAACCATAGAGCTCCCAGGCTTTTGCAATACCCAAGGCAAGCCCTTTGGATGGGTTGTTGGGCAGCAGGCGTGATGCCTCCTCAGACTTCCCCAGCACTTTCAACACCCTCCTGGggaacaaacaacaacaaaaaaaagctgtaaatgcTGTGATAGCCTCCAACCAGCCAAGCAAGCAGGATGGAGATGCTCCCTTACCCATGGACAGCCACAGTGCGGGAGGTGAGGCCTCCAAAGCTGGCAGCAATGGTGTTTATCTCAATCTGCTTCAGAGCTGGTGTCCCATCCACCCCACAATCAAACATGTAATCCGAGCGGTTTATGCCTAAAAACACAGACTGAAACAGAAGGGAGGTGAAGTGGGGTCTCCTGTTGCTTTAAGAGCAAAACCTTTTGACGACCTCACTTTATAAAATCCTCCTGGGGCAGATCAAGTCACCTCCATCTTGATAAAAGCCTTTGTGAGATGTGTCCGTGGGTGCTTTGGCCCTTGCTCAGGGC
This genomic stretch from Heliangelus exortis chromosome 16, bHelExo1.hap1, whole genome shotgun sequence harbors:
- the GSS gene encoding glutathione synthetase; its protein translation is MAAPWEDVVRDQEAVREAAAVAVDAALLEGVLMRTEGEPNASDVVNYAPFTLLPSAVPSALFEQAYAVQQDFNLLVDAISQNKEFLEHTLASTIKVDDFTARLFRIHKQVLEEGLAQSVFLGINRSDYMFDCGVDGTPALKQIEINTIAASFGGLTSRTVAVHGRVLKVLGKSEEASRLLPNNPSKGLALGIAKAWELYGSQSAVVMFLVEEVQRNIFDQRCVENELWNRNIRVIRKRFRDVFEKGSLDDAKRLYMDGQEVAVVYYREGYVPNNYNQQNWEARLLLERSRAVKCPDIATQLAGTKKVQQELSRPGMLERLLPGCTEAVTRIRATFAGLYSLDMGEEGDKIAAKAIADPDRFVLKPQREGGGNNLYGEELRQVLEKIRDSPARTSYILMDKIKPQPTKNYLLRAHSPLQVSECISELGIFGVYVRQGKEMVMNTTAGHLLRTKAIEHADGGVAAGVAVLDTPYLV